Within the Candidatus Babeliales bacterium genome, the region TTATGTGACGGATAGCAAAAATGTTGAATTCGTAGATGTAGCGACTAATTTTATGGCTAATTTTGTTGCTCGTAAAGTTGGTCGTTGCCTTGCTAAAAATGGACATAGCTTGGGTTCTGGTGACATTGTACCGGGAACTGTTGGTAAGCATGTTAATTCTCCTATAAAAGATACCGTTAAGGCAGTAGGTCCGCAAATAATTGCAAAGTTAGTTGTGACAGGTATGCACATGGTTACAGGTAGTAAGAAAACAGATTAAAACACAAAAAAAAGAGGGGCTTTTTTAAGCCCCTCTTTTTTTTGTGCCATTTTTATATGCTTAGTTTACTTAATTCAGTTTTCACTTCTTTCAGCACATCGTCATAGCCAAATGGTTTGTGTTGTTTAAAAATTCGCATTGTTGGATACCAATATGAATCAGTTTTTCCATGTATCCAACGCCAATCAGCAGTTGCATATGGGTGCAATAGCCATACACTACAGCCTAAAGCACCAGCCAGATGTGCAATTGCAGTATCAACGGTGATTACTAAATCAAGATTTTTGATGAGTGCTGCGGTGTCCATAAATGGTCCTGCTTGCTCATCAAAATTTTCGAATGCATGTAATTTAAAATATGATGGTAGTGTGGAAAGCTGTTCTGTACCATCGTATTTTTGCAGACTATAAAAACTTACGTTTTCAAGATCGCCTAAAAGAGCAAAACATTCTAGTGGATATCCACGACGAGCGATAGGTAATTTTGACATATCATTGTGTACATCCACTTGCCAACAAATACCAACTTTAAAATTGGTGTCATGAGCAAGTTGTTCCTGCCAGTATGTGATGAGTGTTGGATCTGCAAAAATGTATGGTATATCTTTGGGTACCGTATCTTGAGTATCAGCAAAAATTGCAGGAAGACTCATGAGTGTTGCATCCGCATCGTATGATGGTATAGGTGTGCCAGATGGTATTAGCTGATCAATGCAGGTACAGCGAGAAAGCAATGGAACAAGCTGTTTTTGGCAG harbors:
- a CDS encoding tetratricopeptide repeat-containing glycosyltransferase family protein, translating into MKKIIIAVLIYAIPLHATPSLETGMEYQKGEQYTQAIACYEELLADNPVNINAYFSLGCCYLAIGNKEKTIAAFTKALQLDPHALAAKYNLGYAYKTFGEIDTAITIYKEIISENPDYEPAQLALGFAYITQGDFERGWQQHSRYLAQSGKNGDKLRSFLENNDIPYKKILLRPEGGLGDTLNFVRYAKLLKNMGADVIVNCQKQLVPLLSRCTCIDQLIPSGTPIPSYDADATLMSLPAIFADTQDTVPKDIPYIFADPTLITYWQEQLAHDTNFKVGICWQVDVHNDMSKLPIARRGYPLECFALLGDLENVSFYSLQKYDGTEQLSTLPSYFKLHAFENFDEQAGPFMDTAALIKNLDLVITVDTAIAHLAGALGCSVWLLHPYATADWRWIHGKTDSYWYPTMRIFKQHKPFGYDDVLKEVKTELSKLSI